The following coding sequences lie in one Arthrobacter sp. SLBN-122 genomic window:
- a CDS encoding MFS transporter → MTRTQISTLPASHIESAGQDVERLQRRTMVVLSAMQVVGTVGVGIAPSIGVLLAGQVTDNEAWAGLARTSSTLGAALLGFPLGNLAARRGRRVALASGWWVAAAGSGLLVAAAQWSLVVPLFIGLLLIGAGSAVSLQARFAATDLSTPRHRARSLALIVWVGTIGSVLGPNLGVPGEVIGRATGLTVFAAAFLIASGCLAAAGGLVFTLLRPDPLLLARAHAVNESGGPGSRAVAAPPAGRGRPRAMLAELRRNRPARLAVVAILTSQLVMVAIMTMTPVHIEHEGGSVTFIGITISLHIVGMYGVSPIVGIAADRIGHRLTIAAGIVLLAVSLTIGMIKSYDMGWMMASLILLGLGWSFGNVGGSALFSVAVSGQARAASQGGLDALSNLFGAAAAFTAGPVLMFTSFSALAAIAIIALIPLTVLTAIAPKGIPS, encoded by the coding sequence ATGACCAGGACCCAAATATCCACGTTGCCCGCCAGCCACATTGAAAGCGCAGGACAGGACGTGGAGCGCCTCCAGCGCCGCACGATGGTCGTCCTTTCGGCGATGCAAGTCGTGGGCACGGTCGGTGTTGGCATCGCTCCTTCCATCGGCGTGCTCCTGGCCGGCCAGGTCACCGACAACGAAGCATGGGCCGGGCTGGCCCGTACCTCAAGCACACTCGGCGCGGCCTTGCTGGGCTTTCCCCTGGGCAACCTTGCGGCACGCCGAGGGCGGAGAGTTGCACTGGCGAGCGGGTGGTGGGTTGCTGCGGCCGGCTCCGGCCTTCTTGTCGCTGCCGCTCAATGGAGCCTGGTCGTTCCCTTATTCATAGGCTTGCTGCTTATCGGAGCGGGCTCCGCGGTCAGCTTGCAGGCACGGTTTGCCGCAACAGATCTTTCCACCCCCCGTCACCGCGCACGGTCTCTAGCGCTCATTGTCTGGGTGGGCACCATCGGCAGCGTCCTCGGCCCGAACCTTGGGGTGCCCGGTGAAGTCATCGGCCGTGCAACGGGCCTGACGGTGTTCGCTGCAGCGTTCCTGATCGCCTCAGGATGCCTCGCCGCTGCCGGAGGCCTTGTTTTTACGCTGCTGCGGCCCGACCCCCTTCTGCTCGCCCGAGCCCATGCCGTCAACGAGTCCGGTGGCCCGGGCAGCCGCGCGGTGGCCGCCCCGCCTGCAGGGCGTGGCCGGCCCCGGGCCATGCTGGCCGAGCTCCGGCGGAACCGGCCCGCGCGGCTGGCCGTCGTAGCGATTCTTACCTCTCAGCTCGTCATGGTGGCGATCATGACGATGACGCCGGTGCACATCGAGCACGAAGGCGGATCGGTGACGTTCATTGGCATCACAATCAGCCTCCACATCGTGGGGATGTATGGGGTTTCCCCCATTGTGGGCATCGCGGCGGACCGGATCGGCCACCGCCTGACTATCGCAGCCGGTATCGTCCTCCTTGCGGTTTCTCTGACGATCGGCATGATCAAGTCGTACGACATGGGATGGATGATGGCATCGCTGATCCTGCTCGGCCTGGGCTGGTCCTTCGGCAACGTCGGAGGTTCCGCCCTGTTCAGTGTGGCGGTATCCGGCCAGGCACGGGCCGCCTCACAAGGAGGCCTCGATGCCCTTTCCAACCTTTTCGGAGCCGCGGCCGCCTTCACGGCAGGTCCGGTCCTGATGTTCACCAGCTTCTCAGCCTTGGCGGCCATCGCCATCATTGCTCTGATACCTCTGACCGTGCTCACGGCCATCGCCCCGAAAGGAATCCCGTCCTGA
- a CDS encoding alcohol dehydrogenase catalytic domain-containing protein, which produces MSTTPVTPGLAAMQVAEPGQPLNLVHRALTATPPGHVRVDVAATGMCHADIGTARAKGKGVTFPVTPGHEAAGTIAEIGEGVTRWEPGNRVAVGWFGGSCGQCTYCRRGDVVHCPQRKIPGLSYPGGWAQTITVPADALARIPDGMAFTEAAPMGCAGVTTFNALREASVPAGGTVAVFGIGGLGHLAVQFAAKMGYRVVAIARGEERTKFAHQLGAHHYIDSTAEDPGTALAALGAADLILCTAPTTGPLEGLLHGLAIRGRLTIIGVDAASLSIPVGQLVMNGQLITGHLTGSALDTEEAMRFAQFNDVKPMTEQMPLAQANEALTRLAAGEARFRIVLDPTDAP; this is translated from the coding sequence GTGTCCACCACCCCCGTTACGCCCGGACTGGCGGCCATGCAGGTCGCGGAACCCGGCCAGCCGCTGAACCTCGTTCACAGGGCCCTGACCGCGACCCCGCCTGGCCACGTACGGGTTGACGTTGCCGCCACAGGCATGTGTCACGCCGATATCGGCACAGCACGCGCCAAGGGGAAGGGTGTCACCTTTCCTGTGACGCCCGGCCACGAAGCCGCCGGGACTATCGCAGAGATCGGTGAAGGCGTCACCAGGTGGGAACCTGGGAACCGAGTAGCTGTGGGCTGGTTCGGTGGCAGCTGCGGCCAATGTACATATTGCAGGCGCGGTGACGTCGTTCACTGTCCGCAACGGAAGATCCCCGGACTGTCCTACCCCGGCGGATGGGCCCAGACCATCACCGTCCCGGCAGACGCCCTCGCCAGGATCCCCGACGGCATGGCATTTACCGAGGCGGCACCAATGGGCTGCGCCGGGGTCACCACCTTCAACGCTCTCCGCGAAGCTTCCGTCCCGGCAGGCGGGACCGTAGCGGTCTTCGGCATTGGCGGCCTCGGACACCTCGCCGTCCAGTTCGCCGCGAAAATGGGCTACCGCGTTGTTGCCATCGCCAGGGGCGAAGAGCGCACCAAATTTGCCCACCAACTCGGCGCGCACCACTATATCGACAGCACCGCCGAGGACCCGGGAACGGCCCTCGCTGCACTCGGAGCCGCGGATCTGATCCTCTGCACTGCTCCCACAACCGGGCCCCTGGAAGGCCTCCTGCACGGACTCGCCATCCGAGGACGCCTCACCATTATTGGAGTGGACGCAGCCAGCCTCTCCATTCCGGTCGGACAACTCGTCATGAACGGGCAACTCATCACCGGCCACCTCACCGGCAGCGCTCTAGACACCGAAGAAGCCATGCGGTTCGCGCAGTTCAACGACGTGAAACCCATGACCGAACAGATGCCCCTTGCCCAAGCGAACGAAGCTCTCACCCGTCTTGCTGCGGGCGAAGCCCGCTTCCGAATTGTCCTCGACCCGACGGATGCCCCATGA
- a CDS encoding thioredoxin domain-containing protein, whose product MLADFWAAWCGPCRAFRPGV is encoded by the coding sequence GTGCTGGCCGATTTCTGGGCCGCATGGTGTGGGCCCTGCAGGGCGTTTCGCCCCGGTGTTTGA
- a CDS encoding LysR family transcriptional regulator, producing the protein MGERLSIEGLRYARAVTETGSFSAAARTHGVTQPALSNGIAKLEASLGEKLFDRSPRGVALTKFGDTMLPRIEQALRALDDVHAEAARWKAPVPETIRLGVSPLINPKIVASAYRAVCDEPGEDARKQLVLREANMSELRGALEDGDLDIIVVPSVEPMPRYEHRIIDSEPLVLVETRPGAGRARVEDLAGKQLILMPDTCGLTAFTRSLIREHDLSITAYPGEAGTYRVLEEWSQLGLASAMLPKSKLAAADTTYREILDTDGSVLEIFYETIWSPHSPIANQLVHLAGRLVEHNS; encoded by the coding sequence ATGGGTGAACGATTGAGCATCGAAGGCCTGCGGTACGCGCGGGCCGTGACGGAAACGGGGTCTTTCAGTGCCGCAGCGAGGACGCACGGAGTGACCCAACCCGCCTTGTCGAACGGGATCGCGAAGCTGGAGGCATCCCTGGGAGAAAAGCTGTTCGATCGTTCCCCCCGCGGTGTAGCACTCACCAAATTCGGAGACACGATGCTGCCGCGCATCGAGCAGGCCCTCAGAGCACTTGACGACGTCCACGCAGAAGCCGCGAGGTGGAAGGCGCCCGTACCTGAGACGATCCGCCTCGGCGTTTCTCCGCTGATCAACCCAAAGATCGTGGCCAGCGCCTACCGGGCCGTCTGCGACGAGCCCGGGGAGGACGCGCGCAAGCAACTGGTGCTGCGGGAAGCGAACATGAGCGAACTGCGCGGTGCCCTCGAGGACGGCGACCTGGACATCATCGTCGTTCCCTCCGTGGAGCCGATGCCCCGCTACGAACACAGGATCATCGATTCCGAGCCATTGGTCCTGGTGGAAACACGGCCAGGGGCAGGACGGGCCCGCGTGGAGGACCTCGCGGGAAAACAGCTGATCCTGATGCCTGACACGTGCGGCCTTACCGCCTTCACCCGCAGCCTGATCCGCGAGCACGACCTCTCGATCACCGCCTACCCGGGCGAGGCCGGCACCTACCGGGTCCTCGAGGAATGGTCGCAGCTCGGGCTCGCGTCCGCCATGCTCCCGAAGTCGAAGCTTGCTGCCGCCGATACGACGTACCGCGAGATCCTCGATACCGACGGAAGCGTCCTGGAGATCTTCTACGAGACGATCTGGAGCCCCCACTCCCCCATTGCCAACCAACTAGTCCATCTCGCAGGCCGACTGGTCGAGCACAACAGCTGA
- a CDS encoding amylosucrase: MLETVNEDEEARHSVLATLARERDLGLHTDPDFDRRLEEHFPTLRSLFHSLYCARQDWLEQLSALVVQSARSWQDRSAELKALDAEREETPEWFQSNGMLGGVCYVDRYAESLEGVRSRIPYFKELGLTYLHLMPLFLAPEPHSDGGYAVSSYREVNPKLGTMEQLRSLAAELRAHGISLVVDFIFNHTSDEHEWARKAAAGDPEYSDYYWIFPDRTMPDAFEANVREIFPENHAGSFIQMDDGRWVWATFHTYQWDLNYSNPEVFRAMAAEMLFLANQGVDILRMDAVAFIWKQLGSPCENLPQAHTLLRAFNAVCRLAAPSLLFKSEAIVHPDEVALYIDPAECQLSYNPLQMALIWESLATRDVSLLSQALERRHNIPDGTSWVNYVRSHDDIGWTFADEDAAELGINGFDHRRFLNSFYVNRFPGSFARGVPFQDNPKTGDCRISGTTASLCGMEVDPAEAVERILLAHSVPFSTGGIPLLYLGDEVGQVNDYSYPSEPGHEEDSRWVHRPHFPAEQYARRDDPTTPEGAVYAGLKRMIEVRARTPELAGTALVDFRTNNRSVLAYQRPGDIEGAGTVLALANFGDSAQTLPAETFAGFAAAAVDLLSEATLQLDDVVTLLPRQYLWLRVTPA, from the coding sequence ATGCTGGAAACCGTTAATGAGGACGAAGAGGCGCGCCACTCAGTGCTTGCAACACTGGCACGGGAGCGGGACCTCGGCCTCCATACGGATCCGGACTTTGACCGGCGCCTTGAGGAGCACTTCCCCACGCTTCGCAGTCTCTTCCACTCGCTCTACTGCGCCCGGCAGGACTGGCTGGAACAGTTGTCCGCACTGGTGGTCCAGAGCGCACGGTCGTGGCAGGATCGCTCCGCGGAGCTGAAGGCGCTGGACGCCGAGCGCGAGGAGACGCCGGAGTGGTTCCAGTCCAACGGCATGCTGGGCGGCGTCTGCTATGTGGACCGCTACGCCGAAAGCCTGGAAGGAGTGCGCAGCCGCATTCCCTACTTCAAGGAACTGGGCCTCACTTACCTGCACCTGATGCCGCTGTTCCTGGCGCCCGAACCGCACTCGGACGGCGGTTACGCGGTGTCCAGCTACCGGGAGGTCAACCCGAAACTGGGCACCATGGAGCAGCTGCGTTCCCTCGCGGCGGAACTGCGCGCCCACGGGATCAGCCTGGTGGTGGATTTCATCTTCAACCACACCTCGGACGAACATGAGTGGGCGCGGAAGGCTGCCGCGGGCGACCCGGAGTACAGCGATTACTACTGGATCTTCCCTGACCGGACCATGCCGGACGCCTTCGAGGCGAACGTACGCGAAATCTTCCCTGAGAACCACGCAGGATCCTTCATCCAGATGGACGACGGCCGGTGGGTCTGGGCCACGTTCCACACCTACCAGTGGGACCTGAACTACTCCAACCCGGAGGTCTTCCGGGCCATGGCGGCCGAGATGCTGTTCCTGGCCAACCAGGGCGTGGACATCCTGCGCATGGACGCAGTGGCCTTCATCTGGAAGCAGCTGGGCAGCCCCTGCGAAAACCTTCCCCAGGCCCACACGCTGCTCCGCGCTTTCAACGCGGTCTGCCGTCTGGCGGCACCGTCACTGCTGTTCAAGTCCGAGGCCATCGTGCACCCGGACGAGGTGGCGCTGTACATCGACCCCGCAGAGTGCCAGCTTTCCTACAATCCCCTGCAGATGGCCCTGATCTGGGAGTCCCTGGCCACCCGGGACGTTTCCCTTCTCTCCCAGGCACTGGAACGCAGGCACAACATCCCGGACGGCACGTCCTGGGTGAACTATGTCCGCAGCCATGACGACATTGGCTGGACCTTCGCCGATGAGGACGCCGCAGAACTGGGCATCAACGGCTTTGATCACCGCCGCTTCCTGAACTCCTTCTACGTCAACCGGTTCCCCGGCAGCTTCGCCCGCGGTGTCCCCTTCCAGGACAACCCCAAGACGGGTGACTGCCGGATTTCGGGCACGACGGCGTCCCTGTGCGGCATGGAGGTGGACCCGGCTGAGGCGGTGGAACGGATCCTCCTGGCCCATTCGGTGCCGTTCAGCACCGGCGGCATCCCGCTGCTGTACCTCGGTGACGAAGTGGGCCAGGTCAACGACTACTCCTACCCGTCGGAGCCTGGCCACGAGGAGGACAGCCGCTGGGTGCACCGGCCGCACTTCCCCGCCGAACAGTACGCCCGCCGGGACGACCCCACCACCCCGGAAGGCGCGGTCTACGCCGGTTTGAAGCGGATGATCGAGGTCCGGGCCCGCACTCCCGAACTGGCGGGAACCGCACTGGTCGATTTCCGCACGAACAACCGCTCGGTGCTCGCCTACCAGCGCCCGGGCGATATCGAAGGCGCCGGAACTGTCCTTGCCCTCGCCAACTTCGGCGACTCAGCCCAGACCCTCCCTGCGGAAACCTTCGCCGGTTTCGCTGCCGCCGCCGTCGACCTTCTCTCCGAAGCCACCCTGCAGCTGGACGACGTCGTCACCCTCCTCCCCCGGCAGTACCTCTGGCTGCGCGTCACCCCCGCCTAA
- a CDS encoding flavin monoamine oxidase family protein, translating to MTSPDASYDVVVIGAGLAGLVATYELLHAGHKVLCVEARDRVGGRAFSINSAEAGIDLGATWFWENELRVRSMLETLGLASFPQSLAGDALFDTGQDGSRRLHGNPVGSPSLRFERGAHSLPIELARRLPEGSLALNEPVEAITVDGDDVQILTHRRELSAQRVVLAVPPALAAESIEFVPVLPHDLKELCKRTAVWMGGMIKAVAVYPGPFWRRIGLSGSAISHSGPFREFHDHSGPGGEPAAIFGFAPCAGLPRQGTNAIAHAFNDQLVRLFGADASNPTEIHVMDWSAEPYTQPRNQEDAGTSSYGNPLFQQPIHNRVHWASTETATAYAGHLEGAAIAGRSAAQAITISMDTRSMTSP from the coding sequence ATGACCTCTCCGGATGCCTCTTACGACGTCGTCGTCATTGGAGCCGGGCTCGCTGGCCTCGTGGCAACGTACGAACTCCTCCACGCCGGCCACAAAGTCCTGTGCGTCGAAGCCCGCGACCGTGTTGGAGGACGGGCATTCAGCATCAACTCCGCAGAGGCGGGCATCGACCTCGGCGCTACATGGTTTTGGGAGAACGAACTGCGGGTCCGATCGATGCTCGAAACCCTCGGGCTCGCGAGCTTTCCCCAGTCATTGGCGGGAGACGCACTCTTCGACACCGGCCAGGATGGAAGCCGGCGGCTGCACGGAAACCCTGTTGGCTCCCCATCTCTCCGCTTCGAACGCGGAGCACATTCCCTCCCCATCGAACTGGCCCGCCGTCTTCCGGAAGGATCGCTCGCCCTGAACGAGCCTGTCGAGGCAATCACCGTCGATGGCGATGACGTCCAGATACTCACCCACAGACGGGAGCTGAGCGCACAACGTGTTGTCCTCGCCGTCCCACCCGCCCTGGCAGCGGAGTCTATTGAGTTCGTCCCAGTCCTCCCGCACGACCTCAAAGAGCTTTGTAAGCGTACTGCGGTGTGGATGGGCGGAATGATCAAGGCCGTCGCGGTCTACCCCGGCCCGTTCTGGCGCCGCATCGGCCTCTCCGGATCCGCCATTAGCCACAGTGGTCCTTTCCGTGAATTCCACGACCACAGCGGACCGGGCGGGGAGCCTGCAGCGATCTTCGGATTCGCTCCCTGCGCAGGACTCCCCCGACAAGGAACCAACGCCATTGCGCACGCATTCAACGACCAGCTTGTACGGCTGTTCGGCGCCGACGCAAGCAATCCCACCGAAATTCACGTCATGGACTGGAGCGCCGAGCCCTACACACAGCCGAGAAACCAGGAAGATGCGGGAACAAGCAGCTACGGCAACCCACTCTTCCAACAGCCCATCCACAACCGCGTACACTGGGCGTCCACCGAGACCGCCACCGCGTACGCTGGCCACCTCGAAGGAGCAGCTATCGCAGGCCGCAGTGCCGCTCAGGCGATCACTATCTCAATGGATACCCGTTCCATGACCTCGCCCTAA